One window from the genome of Terrimicrobium sacchariphilum encodes:
- a CDS encoding PD-(D/E)XK nuclease family protein, with amino-acid sequence MPTPVFLTEARPLVKKAAEWLAGQASSKPWDLSTVAVLLPTAGAGRRLRDELSLLAEDHGAGLFPPRISTPFGFIDALLPKVATPSERLAAWSRAISNEAHAVSDLLPGFRLPIPARDSARLAQTFLDLCSSLAEAALTPLSEKLPELLSNDAERWEAVATLYRGYLSFLQNADPNEARIAAIAEASPPSGLDHIVIANVADLPRLHRLIFNHLEECGVRITVLVDAPGEPEITFDAWGTPAAKDWEEMTIPIRAGDIIVTADAYSEAEEAARLIASAPGAGLCLADESLKAQARSAFARRNREVFDPQGEPLAAAEIAVLTDAWVEFCTSELVSALAPVVQSPAFLAALNRTASLVPAHSLEAYDLVRTEMLIDYWQDVAGYFQRPIEEEPEMLRKRAHFVQTVETLRKEFAAASDLVEGLEQFVAFLYGEAKLESHSREAQSLRGYINALREARTHAHENGDLLRECIREAARRIALYDAHSADAVELNGWLEAPWLAEEHLVLTGCTEGALPSSTNGHAFLPDSARETLGLSTNRSRYARDAFFLHNILRSRPPGAVKFLYGRMNAGGEPAKPSRLLLRCPPEELATRVARVFHSVPTLRHSPRRRREWRLQVPRAATMTKLPVTGFGDYLACPMRYYFKHVLGMGAIDPQAGEMNASMFGLLFHTVVDRFAKDQVARESDDPRIIERFLHDALDREVVRLHGLHPSLPVRVQQESLRVRLSRMAQIQAGERAAGWQILHSEYRFGPKGEKSPEWFGLPISASLDRIEVHIRTGQRRILDYKTFARDKSPDEAHFSSRCPAELLPGEEVIRDGKPRYWTNLQLPLYRELSLFKWRDDLAPPVVGYFLLPERVEDAKIAMFDLDEETISNATLCTEAIAERIARGIFWPPREPLYDDYDSLFLGEAPEDVLSEESLEWLQGRPE; translated from the coding sequence ATGCCTACGCCTGTTTTCCTCACGGAAGCTCGACCGCTGGTCAAGAAGGCCGCGGAATGGCTGGCCGGTCAGGCCTCCAGCAAACCATGGGATCTGAGCACTGTGGCCGTCCTGCTGCCTACGGCAGGAGCGGGACGGAGGCTGAGAGACGAGTTATCGCTGCTGGCCGAGGATCATGGCGCCGGACTCTTTCCGCCCCGTATCTCTACCCCGTTTGGCTTCATTGACGCCCTGCTTCCCAAGGTGGCGACACCCTCCGAGCGCCTCGCAGCCTGGAGTCGAGCGATCAGCAATGAGGCCCATGCGGTGAGCGATTTGCTGCCGGGGTTTCGGCTCCCCATCCCCGCCCGCGACTCGGCCCGGCTCGCACAGACGTTCCTCGATCTCTGCTCATCGCTCGCGGAGGCGGCCCTTACCCCGCTTTCGGAAAAGCTGCCCGAGCTGTTGTCCAACGACGCCGAGCGCTGGGAGGCGGTGGCAACCCTCTACCGCGGCTACCTCTCATTTCTCCAGAATGCAGACCCGAACGAGGCCCGCATTGCCGCCATTGCTGAGGCATCGCCACCATCCGGGCTGGATCATATCGTCATCGCCAATGTCGCAGATCTCCCACGCCTGCACCGGTTGATCTTCAATCATCTCGAGGAGTGCGGCGTTCGCATCACCGTCCTCGTCGATGCTCCGGGGGAACCCGAGATCACCTTTGATGCCTGGGGAACCCCGGCGGCCAAGGACTGGGAGGAAATGACCATCCCGATCCGTGCAGGCGACATCATCGTGACCGCCGATGCCTATTCCGAAGCCGAGGAGGCAGCCCGATTGATCGCCTCGGCTCCCGGAGCGGGTCTTTGCCTGGCGGATGAATCCCTCAAAGCCCAGGCGCGCAGCGCGTTTGCGCGGCGCAATCGTGAGGTCTTTGATCCCCAGGGGGAACCTCTCGCCGCCGCCGAGATCGCGGTCCTCACCGATGCGTGGGTGGAGTTCTGCACGAGCGAGCTCGTCTCAGCCCTCGCTCCAGTGGTGCAATCTCCCGCGTTTCTCGCCGCGCTGAATCGCACCGCCAGCCTCGTACCCGCACACAGCCTCGAGGCCTACGACCTCGTGCGCACAGAGATGTTGATCGACTACTGGCAGGATGTCGCAGGGTACTTCCAACGCCCGATCGAGGAAGAGCCTGAGATGCTTCGCAAGCGGGCTCACTTTGTTCAAACCGTCGAGACGTTGCGCAAGGAATTCGCCGCGGCATCCGACCTCGTGGAGGGCCTGGAGCAGTTTGTAGCTTTTCTTTACGGTGAAGCGAAGCTGGAGTCCCATTCCCGCGAGGCCCAATCCCTGCGCGGCTATATCAACGCCCTCCGCGAGGCACGGACTCACGCTCATGAAAACGGCGATTTACTTCGTGAGTGCATCCGTGAGGCCGCGCGCCGCATCGCTCTTTACGACGCCCACTCTGCAGATGCCGTGGAACTCAATGGCTGGCTGGAAGCTCCCTGGCTCGCAGAGGAGCACCTGGTACTCACCGGCTGCACGGAGGGCGCCCTCCCCTCATCCACCAATGGGCACGCCTTTCTGCCCGACAGCGCGAGGGAGACTCTGGGTCTCTCAACGAACCGCTCACGCTACGCGCGCGACGCCTTTTTCCTCCACAACATCCTACGTTCCCGCCCTCCCGGAGCAGTCAAGTTTCTCTATGGACGCATGAATGCGGGGGGCGAACCAGCCAAGCCCTCGCGGCTGCTCCTGCGTTGCCCGCCAGAGGAACTCGCCACTCGCGTGGCGCGGGTCTTTCATTCCGTCCCAACCTTGCGCCATTCGCCTCGGCGGCGACGCGAGTGGAGACTGCAGGTGCCCAGGGCAGCGACGATGACGAAGCTCCCCGTGACGGGATTTGGCGACTATCTCGCCTGCCCGATGCGGTATTACTTCAAGCATGTGCTCGGCATGGGAGCCATCGATCCGCAGGCCGGTGAGATGAATGCCTCGATGTTTGGTTTGTTGTTTCACACGGTCGTTGATCGCTTCGCCAAGGACCAGGTCGCCCGCGAGAGTGACGATCCCCGCATCATCGAGCGCTTCCTTCACGACGCGCTCGACCGGGAGGTGGTACGACTGCATGGTCTGCACCCTTCGCTACCCGTACGAGTGCAGCAGGAAAGCCTGCGCGTACGCCTGTCGCGAATGGCGCAGATCCAGGCTGGGGAGCGGGCCGCCGGGTGGCAGATTCTTCACTCCGAGTACCGGTTTGGCCCCAAGGGGGAGAAATCTCCGGAGTGGTTCGGTCTGCCGATCTCCGCAAGCCTGGACCGAATCGAGGTGCATATCCGCACCGGCCAGCGGCGTATCCTGGATTACAAGACCTTCGCCCGTGACAAGTCGCCTGATGAGGCGCATTTCTCCTCGCGCTGTCCCGCGGAACTCCTGCCAGGCGAAGAAGTTATTCGCGATGGCAAGCCGCGCTACTGGACGAATCTTCAACTCCCCCTCTACCGCGAACTCTCGCTCTTCAAGTGGCGCGACGATCTCGCACCTCCGGTCGTCGGATATTTCCTGCTCCCGGAACGAGTGGAGGACGCAAAGATCGCGATGTTTGATCTCGACGAGGAGACCATCAGCAACGCGACGCTTTGTACGGAAGCCATCGCCGAGCGTATCGCGCGCGGGATATTCTGGCCGCCCCGCGAGCCGCTTTACGACGACTATGACTCGCTTTTCCTCGGAGAAGCCCCGGAAGATGTTCTCTCCGAGGAATCTCTGGAATGGCTGCAAGGGAGGCCCGAATGA
- the rpsU gene encoding 30S ribosomal protein S21, with product MPEVTVRKGEPIDRALKRLKSKLDSEGILDEVRRLRAFETPTQKARRKAKNNAKRAKLKIRFNLNLP from the coding sequence ATGCCAGAAGTGACAGTCCGTAAAGGAGAGCCAATCGACCGCGCCCTTAAGCGCCTCAAGTCGAAGTTGGACTCCGAAGGCATTCTCGACGAAGTCCGTCGTCTGCGCGCGTTTGAAACGCCCACGCAGAAAGCTCGTCGCAAAGCGAAGAACAACGCCAAGCGCGCGAAGCTCAAGATTCGTTTCAACCTGAACCTTCCTTAA
- a CDS encoding NAD-dependent epimerase/dehydratase family protein → MPKVIIAGCGFLGEAAADLFFCSGWEVLAFAREDSVRRLAGKPYEVRSQDLTQEFLLDAPWRGADALIYAVSTRGGDVEAYRMAYLEGFLNSLAAAKPRRSLFVSSTSVYAQRDGEWVTEDSPSDPPRDTGRILRDAEGVALASGGYVARLAGLYGPKRSVLLKRYLAKEAALDGEGSRWINQIHRDDAARALFHLYAHRCAPGIYNVADDQPATQRDVYQWIADFLGGALPAPAQGDVVRRRGASNKRVSNAKLKAAGWTPLFPAYRVALPDLVRAEE, encoded by the coding sequence TTGCCGAAGGTAATCATAGCCGGCTGCGGTTTCCTTGGAGAAGCCGCAGCCGATTTGTTTTTTTGCTCAGGCTGGGAGGTGCTTGCCTTCGCTCGGGAGGATTCAGTGCGGCGGTTGGCGGGAAAACCTTATGAGGTTCGCTCCCAGGATCTTACGCAGGAGTTTTTGCTCGATGCTCCCTGGCGTGGCGCTGACGCCCTGATCTACGCTGTAAGCACGCGGGGGGGGGACGTTGAAGCCTATCGCATGGCCTATCTGGAGGGATTTCTCAATTCCCTCGCTGCCGCCAAACCCCGTCGCTCGCTCTTTGTCAGCAGTACATCGGTCTATGCTCAGAGAGACGGCGAATGGGTGACGGAGGACAGTCCTTCCGATCCGCCCCGGGATACTGGGCGCATCCTCCGCGATGCCGAGGGGGTCGCCCTCGCTTCGGGTGGGTACGTAGCGCGGCTGGCCGGACTGTACGGTCCGAAGCGCTCGGTTTTGCTCAAGCGCTACCTCGCAAAGGAGGCCGCCCTCGACGGGGAGGGGAGTCGCTGGATCAACCAGATCCATCGCGATGACGCAGCGAGGGCCCTCTTCCATCTTTACGCGCATCGTTGCGCTCCTGGTATTTACAATGTAGCCGATGACCAACCGGCCACCCAGCGGGATGTATACCAGTGGATCGCCGACTTCCTCGGCGGAGCACTGCCCGCTCCAGCGCAGGGCGATGTGGTCCGTCGACGCGGCGCAAGCAACAAGCGTGTTTCCAACGCGAAGCTCAAAGCCGCGGGATGGACGCCGCTCTTCCCGGCCTACCGCGTGGCCCTGCCGGATTTGGTGCGGGCCGAGGAGTGA
- a CDS encoding CHAP domain-containing protein, whose product MLLRSLALVAMIAIATTAQAGQLSRTKLVAAAVESANDNIASGWCGRGIYSILNKSGLGAGLKQGNGQDWEKILADAGWKPVACVSPFKAPLGSVLVYLGDARMGKRNRGTPGGSYGHVEMVALAPNGQRLYVSDCPRALPGGSVFDNFTRRAWMPPGGSILTPLPPVDQQVAVVLEERKRMALAFFDKRQQLTENKTTTSSVQVQ is encoded by the coding sequence ATGCTTCTCCGGAGTCTGGCCCTAGTCGCAATGATCGCCATCGCCACCACGGCGCAGGCGGGCCAGCTTTCCCGGACGAAGCTCGTCGCTGCCGCTGTCGAGAGTGCAAACGATAACATCGCCTCCGGGTGGTGCGGACGTGGCATCTACTCGATCCTGAACAAATCCGGTCTCGGAGCAGGTCTTAAGCAGGGAAACGGTCAGGACTGGGAGAAAATCCTCGCCGATGCCGGATGGAAGCCGGTGGCTTGTGTTTCACCTTTTAAGGCTCCTCTAGGCAGCGTACTCGTCTATCTGGGTGATGCCCGTATGGGGAAACGTAATCGCGGCACGCCCGGCGGTTCCTACGGTCATGTGGAAATGGTTGCGCTCGCTCCGAATGGCCAGCGCCTCTACGTATCCGACTGCCCCCGTGCCCTGCCTGGTGGATCGGTTTTCGATAATTTCACCAGGCGCGCCTGGATGCCTCCGGGTGGTTCGATTCTCACCCCCTTGCCGCCTGTCGATCAGCAGGTGGCCGTCGTGCTCGAGGAACGCAAGCGTATGGCGCTCGCGTTCTTCGATAAACGCCAGCAGCTGACCGAGAACAAGACGACGACATCCTCGGTGCAGGTGCAGTAA
- a CDS encoding LacI family DNA-binding transcriptional regulator, whose protein sequence is MEAKNRPTLYDVARLAGVSHMTVSRVVRGGFRVSPGTREKVEAAIHALGYRPDPALSALAAYRERRGRRHGSVLGYLLCDEDEYGLRVLAGARTEAERLGYSIEAQNLPGQIGGRRRLARLWFHRGVQGVLLGTSQVPQDLEGWDWAFFAPVSLGALAHHPTMNSVAMDYFDGVTRAVNWLRDQGARRVGFAVAPSLESRTGHRWLGAYAASLAGKNGIPPYAGNIDDHDALRRWQRRFRVDGVLTIHASVWMALNERVSGFAFLNSFECPPGVMHIASSPADIGSEGVRLVHHQLLAGELGLPAESKTLSLQGKLVV, encoded by the coding sequence ATGGAGGCCAAGAATCGCCCAACCCTTTATGACGTTGCCCGACTGGCGGGCGTCAGCCACATGACCGTTTCGCGTGTTGTGCGCGGCGGGTTTCGAGTGTCGCCGGGCACGAGGGAGAAGGTAGAGGCGGCGATTCACGCTCTCGGCTATCGGCCTGATCCCGCGCTCTCGGCCCTGGCGGCCTATCGGGAACGGCGAGGTCGCCGCCATGGCAGTGTGCTGGGTTATCTTTTGTGTGACGAGGACGAGTATGGGCTGCGCGTTCTCGCGGGAGCTCGCACGGAAGCCGAGCGGCTGGGATATTCCATCGAGGCGCAAAATCTCCCGGGTCAGATCGGGGGCAGGCGTCGCCTCGCTCGCCTGTGGTTTCACCGCGGGGTGCAGGGTGTGTTGCTCGGGACCTCTCAGGTGCCACAGGATTTGGAGGGATGGGATTGGGCTTTCTTTGCGCCCGTTTCGCTGGGCGCGCTCGCGCATCATCCGACGATGAACAGTGTCGCCATGGATTACTTTGACGGAGTGACGAGGGCTGTGAACTGGCTCCGGGACCAGGGCGCGCGCCGGGTTGGCTTTGCCGTCGCCCCCTCGCTGGAGTCCCGCACCGGTCATCGCTGGCTTGGCGCGTATGCGGCATCACTCGCGGGAAAGAACGGGATTCCGCCTTACGCCGGGAACATCGACGATCATGACGCCCTACGGCGGTGGCAGCGGAGGTTTCGGGTCGACGGGGTTCTGACCATTCACGCCAGCGTCTGGATGGCGCTCAATGAAAGAGTTTCCGGTTTTGCCTTTCTCAATTCCTTCGAGTGTCCGCCGGGGGTGATGCATATTGCCTCCTCCCCGGCGGATATTGGCAGCGAGGGGGTGAGGCTGGTCCATCACCAGCTTCTGGCCGGAGAGCTCGGCCTGCCTGCCGAAAGCAAGACGCTCTCCCTGCAGGGAAAGCTGGTGGTCTGA
- a CDS encoding metallophosphoesterase gives MTRRDFLSLAAKAIAGTSLGFALGPFLAAAHCVVTRTSVTLRGLPREFDGFRIALLTDLHHSEWIPRSYLRQIVDRTNLQDVDLIALTGDLIHCGRPWIPGCVSELSRLQARRGVVSVLGNHDHADYAAAPLRHALRSAGIYDLTNDGIDLRRRGAEFRIGGVGDLWRDRQRPRKALSGAMSAESALLLSHNPDYAETLRDERVGLMLSGHTHGGQVIIPGIGAPHLPSRYGQKYREGLCQGPIVRVYVSRGSGSSFPPVRIACPPEIAIITLRSLPESRT, from the coding sequence GTGACGCGCCGGGACTTTCTCTCACTTGCCGCGAAGGCCATAGCCGGAACGTCCCTGGGGTTCGCCCTGGGGCCGTTCCTGGCGGCGGCGCACTGCGTGGTCACGCGCACCAGTGTGACGCTGCGCGGGCTGCCCCGGGAATTCGACGGCTTCCGCATCGCGCTTCTCACCGACCTGCACCACAGCGAGTGGATTCCCCGCTCCTATCTGCGGCAAATCGTCGACCGGACGAATCTGCAGGACGTCGACCTCATCGCGCTCACCGGCGATCTCATTCACTGCGGCAGGCCGTGGATTCCCGGCTGCGTCAGCGAGCTTTCCCGTCTGCAGGCCCGGCGCGGGGTCGTATCCGTTCTTGGGAATCACGATCACGCGGATTACGCAGCAGCCCCCCTGCGACACGCTCTCCGCTCCGCCGGCATCTACGACCTGACCAACGATGGCATCGACCTGCGCAGACGAGGCGCGGAGTTTCGCATCGGTGGCGTGGGCGACCTTTGGAGGGACCGGCAGCGCCCTCGCAAGGCGCTCTCAGGCGCGATGTCGGCGGAGTCGGCTCTCCTCCTGAGTCACAATCCCGATTACGCCGAGACCCTGCGCGATGAGCGCGTGGGCCTCATGCTCAGCGGCCATACCCATGGTGGGCAGGTCATCATCCCCGGCATCGGCGCGCCGCACCTTCCCTCTCGCTACGGACAAAAGTACCGGGAAGGTCTTTGCCAGGGTCCCATTGTGCGCGTCTACGTCTCGCGCGGCTCAGGATCGTCCTTTCCACCCGTGCGCATCGCCTGCCCTCCGGAAATCGCGATCATCACCCTGCGCAGTCTCCCTGAATCAAGGACTTGA
- a CDS encoding ATP-binding protein, which translates to MTSGQPVSRFWRAVYFIQRLISRLAPPLHSLHWKILALLLVAIFLPALYFLWQVRLGIERSHVRSTERGMIDTALVVAESLASSGSDSLSDLPTVREINARVFRDFSPDLRIVIYDDGGNVVWDTTGAFPKGLARADERDVRKALKGEYGSRWIRDPDRKTVVLFSTLPVYRHGNIIGAVSVIKTTADVRKSILRSFQDLAIPAAIAFCMAVFTSYLLSSYLTGVITDLAGRAERIADGEAGVKLETWTKSELGDLARAFERMRLKLEGKSYVEEMVATFSHELKTPLAAIRGAAEVLEDSPDESTRQKFLRNIQAEVDRLTQIVSNLLALSRIETQPAETAETSLNSVAAEVAEHYARRAEAAGIVFESHIGEEATRIAVPADQLRRVIEALLDNALQFTPRGKHVRFSLHGSRIEVADEGAGIPTELQPKVFDRFVTTVNPATGRRGTGLGLAIVKSIVQKHHGAVTFLSESGKGSLFAVKFPEIS; encoded by the coding sequence ATGACGTCCGGGCAGCCGGTTTCCAGATTCTGGCGTGCGGTCTATTTTATTCAGCGCCTTATCTCGCGTCTCGCGCCTCCGCTGCACAGCCTGCATTGGAAGATCCTCGCCCTGCTGCTGGTGGCGATCTTTCTGCCGGCGCTCTATTTTCTCTGGCAGGTGCGCCTCGGCATCGAGCGCAGCCATGTGCGCTCCACGGAACGCGGCATGATCGACACGGCGCTCGTCGTGGCAGAGTCACTCGCCTCTTCGGGCAGCGATTCGCTTTCCGATCTCCCGACCGTTCGCGAGATCAACGCCCGCGTCTTCCGTGACTTCTCGCCGGACCTGCGGATCGTGATCTACGACGACGGCGGCAATGTCGTCTGGGATACAACCGGGGCATTTCCCAAAGGCTTGGCTCGGGCGGACGAACGGGACGTACGCAAGGCTTTGAAAGGCGAATACGGCAGCCGATGGATCCGCGATCCTGATCGCAAGACAGTCGTCCTTTTCAGCACGCTTCCAGTCTACCGTCACGGCAACATCATCGGAGCGGTCAGCGTGATCAAGACGACAGCCGATGTCCGCAAATCCATTCTAAGGTCGTTCCAAGATCTTGCCATCCCGGCCGCGATCGCCTTCTGCATGGCGGTTTTCACCTCCTATCTTCTCTCGAGCTACCTCACCGGAGTCATCACTGATCTGGCAGGACGCGCGGAGCGTATTGCGGATGGCGAGGCCGGAGTAAAGTTGGAAACCTGGACCAAGAGCGAACTCGGAGATCTCGCCCGTGCCTTTGAGCGCATGCGTCTGAAACTCGAGGGAAAATCCTATGTCGAGGAAATGGTCGCGACCTTCTCTCATGAGCTGAAAACTCCGCTCGCCGCCATTCGCGGGGCAGCCGAGGTGCTGGAAGACAGTCCGGACGAGTCAACACGCCAGAAATTCCTCCGCAACATCCAGGCCGAGGTCGACCGGCTCACCCAGATCGTTTCCAATCTCCTCGCCCTGTCTCGCATCGAAACCCAGCCAGCGGAAACAGCAGAGACCTCGCTCAACTCGGTCGCTGCCGAGGTCGCCGAGCATTACGCCCGACGGGCCGAGGCGGCAGGCATCGTCTTTGAATCGCACATCGGAGAGGAAGCCACCCGCATCGCTGTGCCGGCCGACCAGCTCCGCCGCGTAATAGAGGCGCTGCTCGACAATGCGTTGCAATTCACGCCTCGAGGGAAACACGTGCGGTTTTCCCTCCACGGATCACGCATCGAGGTCGCCGACGAAGGCGCCGGAATTCCCACCGAACTGCAGCCCAAGGTCTTCGACCGCTTCGTCACGACCGTGAACCCAGCCACGGGACGGCGGGGGACCGGGCTTGGCCTGGCCATCGTGAAGTCCATCGTCCAAAAGCACCATGGTGCGGTGACGTTCCTGAGCGAATCAGGCAAAGGATCGCTCTTCGCGGTGAAATTCCCGGAGATTTCATAA
- a CDS encoding winged helix-turn-helix domain-containing protein, whose protein sequence is MRVLVVEDDPGIIEVLDYALRREGHDVTCVSSGLEAVRRAGEAEFILLDVGLPDIDGFEVCRRIRRTLETPLMFLTSRCEEVDRVVGLELGGDDYLAKPFSTRELTARIKAVARRFERAADPPPAALSVDPATHRASFLGKSLDLTRIEFALLAALQAEPGRVFTRDQLLNRAWPDGGLVTDRTVDAHIKTLRKKLTDPDLIETVRGVGYRLREEST, encoded by the coding sequence ATGCGAGTGCTCGTCGTGGAAGACGATCCCGGCATCATTGAGGTGCTGGACTATGCTCTGCGCCGGGAAGGCCATGACGTGACCTGCGTATCATCCGGCCTCGAGGCGGTGCGCCGCGCGGGCGAGGCGGAGTTCATCCTACTCGACGTCGGGCTGCCGGATATTGATGGATTTGAAGTCTGCCGCCGGATCCGCCGCACGCTGGAAACTCCGCTCATGTTTCTCACCTCGCGGTGCGAGGAGGTCGACCGCGTGGTGGGATTGGAACTCGGCGGCGATGATTATCTGGCAAAACCCTTCAGCACGCGCGAGCTCACCGCCCGGATCAAGGCGGTGGCAAGGCGCTTCGAGCGTGCCGCAGATCCACCACCTGCCGCGCTCTCGGTGGATCCCGCCACGCATCGCGCCTCCTTCCTGGGCAAATCGCTCGACCTCACGCGCATCGAGTTTGCCCTGCTGGCCGCCCTGCAGGCGGAGCCGGGACGAGTCTTTACCCGTGATCAACTTCTGAACCGCGCATGGCCGGATGGCGGACTCGTCACAGACCGAACGGTGGATGCGCACATCAAGACTCTGCGCAAGAAATTGACCGATCCTGATCTGATCGAGACCGTGCGAGGAGTCGGCTACCGCCTGCGCGAGGAATCCACATGA
- a CDS encoding DUF4870 domain-containing protein has translation MIIHLCGLAGLIVPSCGNIVAPLVVWLLKKPESPAIDATGRAVMNFQISYTIYLWVSGIVMVVLGWLIIPLILPVAVFVAWLVFTILGAIKASNGEEYTPPFTLKLL, from the coding sequence GTGATCATCCACCTCTGCGGTCTTGCAGGCCTGATCGTCCCGAGCTGCGGCAATATCGTGGCTCCGCTCGTGGTGTGGCTGCTCAAAAAGCCGGAATCTCCCGCCATCGACGCAACGGGACGAGCCGTGATGAATTTCCAGATCTCCTACACGATCTATCTCTGGGTTAGCGGCATCGTGATGGTGGTCCTCGGCTGGCTCATCATCCCGTTGATTCTCCCGGTTGCGGTCTTTGTCGCCTGGCTGGTCTTCACCATTCTCGGCGCGATCAAGGCGAGCAACGGAGAGGAGTACACCCCGCCCTTTACGCTGAAACTCCTCTAG
- a CDS encoding N-acetylmuramoyl-L-alanine amidase-like domain-containing protein, with translation MITFHCRSELEAGGVGGMEGDPGVMGGGVSIRGSIAKRLSREKKFRQLRNPPFRRISATMRKVAALFLLAGVAAVQAASLPENVVFVGKDKYYDLIRKGQNEGWASLPIGERTTRAGLALVGTPYKNYTLELDDRIETPCVNMNGMDCWTFFEISLASARALKVSANPSAADMLRMIELDRYRGGRCNGIFTSRLHYLEQWLADNQSRGLVKDVTPDLPGARKLNREMREMSADWKSSKQLRANPRLVPELARIEDQLSRRGIYYVPKAKVPAAEKYLKNGDVICIVTTWPYGYTSHVGLAYRDKSGVLRFMHASKNAREVIVDTRLSAYLNRFKSDAGIMVARPNDI, from the coding sequence ATGATCACCTTCCACTGCCGGTCCGAACTGGAAGCCGGAGGGGTGGGGGGAATGGAGGGCGATCCCGGTGTGATGGGCGGCGGTGTGTCCATTCGCGGCTCAATAGCAAAAAGACTCTCCCGCGAGAAGAAATTCCGCCAGTTGCGAAATCCGCCTTTCCGCCGTATCAGTGCGACAATGCGCAAGGTGGCGGCTCTTTTCCTGTTGGCCGGTGTCGCGGCGGTACAAGCCGCCTCCCTCCCGGAGAACGTGGTTTTTGTCGGCAAGGACAAGTATTACGACCTCATTCGAAAAGGGCAGAACGAGGGCTGGGCCAGCCTGCCCATCGGCGAGCGAACCACCCGCGCCGGCCTCGCTCTGGTCGGTACGCCGTACAAAAACTACACCCTCGAGCTGGACGACCGCATCGAGACGCCTTGCGTGAACATGAACGGGATGGACTGCTGGACGTTCTTTGAGATTTCGCTCGCCTCAGCCCGTGCGCTCAAGGTCTCAGCCAATCCCTCTGCCGCCGACATGCTGCGCATGATCGAGCTGGATCGCTACCGCGGCGGGCGCTGCAATGGCATCTTCACCTCCCGCCTGCATTATCTGGAGCAATGGCTGGCCGATAATCAAAGCCGCGGACTCGTCAAGGACGTGACGCCCGATCTGCCGGGGGCCCGCAAGCTCAATCGCGAGATGCGCGAAATGTCCGCCGACTGGAAATCCAGCAAGCAACTGAGGGCCAATCCCAGGCTTGTGCCCGAGCTTGCCCGTATCGAGGATCAGCTTTCCCGGCGCGGTATTTATTATGTGCCAAAAGCGAAGGTTCCCGCGGCAGAGAAGTATCTGAAAAACGGGGACGTCATCTGCATCGTGACCACCTGGCCGTACGGCTACACCTCCCATGTCGGGCTGGCCTATCGCGACAAGAGCGGCGTGCTACGTTTCATGCACGCTTCCAAAAACGCCCGCGAGGTGATCGTGGATACCCGGCTGAGCGCCTACCTGAATCGCTTCAAGAGCGATGCCGGGATCATGGTTGCCCGGCCCAACGACATCTAG
- a CDS encoding ubiquinone/menaquinone biosynthesis methyltransferase — protein MAIQPTLPQQNPGFVRKTFSAIAGRYDLANHLLSGGFDFLWRAKAANLVAATRPTRILDLATGSGDLAKALASANPRAEIVGADFCLPMLEVARGKNVPALIQADGLNLPFRDGTFDALTVAFGLRNMASWEGALREMNRVLRPGGFLLVMDFSMPPVAPIRSAYRLYLHNVLPRFAAAITGNKEAYEYLGTSIESFPRDEQMFSLLQRCGYHGMAQHRLCLGIASIYTAIKA, from the coding sequence ATGGCGATCCAACCTACGCTTCCACAACAGAATCCCGGCTTTGTCCGCAAGACCTTCTCGGCCATCGCGGGCCGATACGACCTCGCCAATCACCTCCTGAGCGGCGGATTTGATTTTCTCTGGCGCGCCAAGGCCGCCAATCTCGTCGCCGCCACCCGACCGACTCGCATCCTCGATCTCGCGACCGGCAGCGGCGATTTGGCGAAAGCCCTCGCCTCGGCCAATCCCAGGGCAGAAATCGTGGGCGCGGATTTTTGCCTGCCTATGCTCGAGGTCGCGCGGGGGAAAAATGTTCCGGCACTCATCCAGGCAGATGGTTTGAACCTTCCCTTTCGCGACGGAACCTTCGACGCACTCACGGTGGCTTTTGGCCTGCGCAACATGGCCTCCTGGGAAGGCGCCCTGCGCGAAATGAACCGTGTGCTTCGCCCCGGCGGGTTCCTGCTGGTGATGGATTTCTCGATGCCTCCGGTCGCGCCGATTCGCTCTGCCTATCGCCTCTATTTGCACAATGTGCTGCCACGCTTTGCCGCTGCCATCACGGGCAACAAGGAGGCGTACGAATATCTCGGCACCTCGATCGAGAGCTTCCCGCGTGATGAGCAGATGTTTTCCCTGCTCCAGCGCTGTGGTTATCACGGCATGGCCCAGCACCGGCTCTGCCTGGGTATCGCGAGCATCTACACGGCAATCAAAGCCTGA